One window of the Chryseobacterium camelliae genome contains the following:
- the pcaF gene encoding 3-oxoadipyl-CoA thiolase, with translation MNNVYIIDYIRTPISKLSGGLSEVRADDLAAIVIKEIIARNPEVPVEEIEDVIFGCANQAGEDNRNVARMALLLAGLPYKIGGETVNRLCASGMSAVANAFRAITAGEGEIYIAGGVENMTRSPYVMSKPSTAFGRDSQMFDTTFGWRFVNPKMKEMYGVDGMGETAENLADMHQISREDQDQFALWSQQKASRAQESGRLAEEIVQVEIPQKKGEPKVFDTDEFIKPTSTMEGLAKLRPAFRKEGGTVTAGNASGMNDGAAALILASEEAVQKYGLQPIAKILGSAVAGVEPRIMGIGPVEASQKVLKRLNLSLDDMDVIELNEAFAAQALAVTRSLGLKDDDSRVNPNGGAIAIGHPLGVSGARIIGSAAMELQKQNKKYALCTLCIGVGQGYAMVIERV, from the coding sequence ATGAACAACGTATACATCATAGACTATATCAGGACTCCGATTTCAAAATTAAGCGGAGGCCTTTCAGAAGTAAGAGCCGATGATCTGGCTGCTATTGTCATCAAAGAAATCATCGCCAGAAACCCGGAAGTTCCGGTAGAAGAAATTGAGGACGTGATCTTCGGATGCGCCAACCAGGCGGGTGAAGACAACCGAAATGTGGCGAGAATGGCCCTGCTGTTGGCCGGGCTTCCGTATAAAATCGGAGGGGAAACCGTAAACAGGCTGTGTGCTTCGGGAATGTCTGCCGTAGCCAATGCTTTCCGTGCGATTACTGCCGGAGAAGGAGAGATCTATATCGCAGGAGGCGTAGAGAACATGACCCGCTCGCCGTATGTGATGTCAAAACCAAGTACGGCTTTCGGAAGAGACAGCCAGATGTTTGATACCACGTTTGGATGGAGGTTCGTTAACCCGAAAATGAAAGAAATGTATGGCGTTGATGGCATGGGAGAGACCGCGGAAAACTTAGCCGATATGCATCAGATCAGCCGTGAGGACCAGGATCAGTTTGCTTTATGGTCTCAGCAAAAAGCTTCCCGAGCTCAGGAAAGCGGAAGACTGGCAGAAGAAATCGTACAAGTGGAAATCCCGCAGAAAAAGGGAGAACCTAAAGTTTTCGATACAGATGAATTCATCAAACCGACTTCTACGATGGAAGGTCTGGCAAAGCTTCGTCCCGCATTCCGTAAAGAAGGAGGGACGGTAACGGCAGGAAACGCTTCGGGAATGAACGACGGTGCAGCCGCTTTGATTTTAGCCAGCGAAGAAGCCGTACAGAAATACGGATTGCAGCCGATCGCTAAAATTTTAGGTTCCGCAGTAGCGGGGGTTGAACCTAGAATCATGGGAATCGGCCCTGTAGAAGCTTCTCAGAAAGTTTTAAAAAGATTAAACCTGTCACTGGACGATATGGATGTCATCGAACTGAACGAAGCTTTTGCCGCACAGGCTTTAGCTGTCACAAGATCTTTAGGCTTAAAAGACGATGATTCAAGAGTAAATCCAAACGGAGGTGCTATTGCGATCGGTCACCCACTGGGAGTTTCCGGAGCCAGGATCATCGGTTCTGCCGCCATGGAATTGCAGAAACAGAATAAAAAATACGCCTTGTGTACCCTTTGTATCGGTGTAGGACAGGGTTATGCAATGGTGATTGAACGGGTTTAA
- a CDS encoding 3-hydroxyacyl-CoA dehydrogenase NAD-binding domain-containing protein: protein MNIGIIGAGTMGIGIAQVAATNGCKVWVYDANAKQVETATLGLEKTLTKLVDKQKISGEKMTEILANISIATELKDFKDCELIIEAIIENKEIKTKVFTELENHVSESCIIGSNTSSISITSLGAELKYPERFIGIHFFNPAPLMPLVEVIPSLLTEKSLPGKIYNLMKDWGKTPVIAKDMPGFIVNRIARPYYGEGLRMVEENIATVEQVDDAMKTIGNFKMGPFELMDLIGVDVNFSVTKTVYNEYFYDPKYKPSLLQQRMSEAKLHGRKTGKGFYDYAEGAVKPEPQKDEALYQQIFLRIISMLINEAVEAKRLGIANDQDLELAMQKGVNYPKGLLAWGEEIGYAKISETLQDLYEEYQEERYRQSPLLRKLS from the coding sequence ATGAATATAGGAATCATCGGTGCCGGGACCATGGGGATAGGCATTGCACAGGTAGCCGCTACAAACGGATGTAAAGTCTGGGTGTATGACGCTAACGCAAAACAGGTAGAAACAGCTACCCTCGGCCTGGAAAAAACACTGACCAAACTGGTAGACAAACAGAAGATTTCAGGCGAGAAAATGACTGAAATCTTAGCCAACATCTCTATCGCAACCGAACTGAAGGACTTCAAAGACTGTGAGCTCATCATTGAAGCTATCATCGAAAATAAAGAAATCAAAACCAAAGTTTTTACGGAACTGGAAAACCATGTTTCTGAAAGCTGTATCATCGGTTCCAATACTTCATCCATTTCCATTACCTCTCTCGGTGCGGAACTGAAATACCCTGAACGGTTTATCGGGATTCACTTTTTCAACCCGGCACCGCTGATGCCATTAGTGGAAGTGATCCCATCATTACTGACTGAAAAATCGTTACCGGGAAAAATCTACAATCTCATGAAAGACTGGGGAAAAACGCCGGTGATCGCCAAAGATATGCCCGGATTTATCGTGAATAGGATTGCCCGACCGTATTATGGTGAAGGTCTTCGGATGGTGGAAGAGAACATTGCGACCGTAGAACAGGTGGATGATGCCATGAAAACCATCGGGAACTTTAAAATGGGCCCGTTTGAATTAATGGACCTCATTGGTGTGGATGTCAATTTCTCGGTAACTAAAACGGTGTATAACGAATATTTTTACGATCCGAAATACAAGCCGTCCCTGTTGCAGCAGAGAATGTCCGAAGCCAAGCTTCACGGCCGGAAAACCGGAAAAGGCTTTTATGATTATGCGGAAGGAGCGGTGAAACCTGAACCTCAGAAGGATGAGGCGCTTTACCAGCAGATTTTCCTGAGAATCATCTCCATGCTGATCAACGAGGCGGTAGAAGCCAAGAGGTTAGGCATTGCCAATGATCAGGACCTTGAACTGGCCATGCAGAAAGGCGTCAATTATCCGAAAGGATTACTGGCCTGGGGAGAAGAAATCGGATATGCTAAAATCTCCGAAACCTTGCAGGACCTTTATGAAGAATATCAGGAAGAGCGGTACCGGCAAAGCCCATTGCTCCGTAAATTAAGTTAG
- a CDS encoding transferase hexapeptide repeat family protein: MNIYSYHGIRPIIKPSAYIHPQAVIIGNVEIGEEVYVGPNAVIRGDWGKIIVKDGANVQENCTLHVFPGIETILEESAHIGHGAIIHSGHIGKNCLVGMNAVVMDKAVIGDGCIIGALAFVPANFRCEARKLIVGSPAKIIRDVSDEMIKWKTKGTKLYQELAREGKDAILPCEPFTEYVEQTPTKIIDYSIWDDVK; this comes from the coding sequence ATGAATATCTACTCATACCACGGCATCCGGCCCATCATTAAACCTTCTGCCTATATTCATCCGCAGGCGGTGATTATTGGCAATGTGGAAATTGGTGAAGAAGTGTACGTCGGTCCCAATGCGGTCATCCGCGGCGACTGGGGAAAAATTATCGTGAAGGACGGCGCGAATGTTCAGGAAAATTGTACGCTGCATGTTTTTCCGGGTATCGAAACCATCCTGGAAGAATCGGCACACATTGGCCATGGTGCGATCATCCATTCCGGACATATCGGAAAAAATTGTTTGGTCGGAATGAATGCGGTAGTGATGGACAAAGCCGTGATCGGTGATGGATGCATCATCGGCGCTTTGGCTTTTGTTCCCGCCAACTTCAGATGCGAAGCCCGAAAGCTGATCGTCGGAAGCCCTGCGAAAATCATCCGCGACGTTTCCGATGAAATGATCAAATGGAAAACCAAAGGGACCAAACTCTACCAGGAACTGGCCAGGGAAGGAAAAGATGCTATTCTACCCTGTGAACCGTTCACGGAATATGTGGAACAAACACCAACTAAAATTATAGATTACAGCATTTGGGATGATGTGAAGTAA
- a CDS encoding enoyl-CoA hydratase/isomerase family protein, which translates to MNEFVVSELKNHIAEITFGTPKSNSLPGIILEKLAQTILEEGAREEVKAILIKSEGEKAFCAGASFDELLEIGELEKSRQFFGGFAKVLNAMRNCGKIVVVRVQGKTTGGGVGIACGADYCFATKDSALALTEINLGIGPFVIGPYVERKIGKSQFSAMAIDADFRSAEWAEQHNIYHSVSDNIAEMDSRLEKFLQTLSSRSQDALALIKKVSWEGTDHFNELMPARIHMSASLILEDSAKKSIEAIKERLRVK; encoded by the coding sequence ATGAATGAATTTGTAGTATCAGAACTGAAAAACCATATCGCGGAAATTACTTTCGGAACACCAAAGAGCAATTCGCTTCCTGGGATTATACTTGAAAAGCTTGCGCAAACTATTTTAGAAGAAGGGGCAAGAGAAGAAGTTAAGGCTATCCTGATTAAAAGTGAAGGTGAAAAGGCATTCTGTGCAGGCGCCAGTTTTGACGAGCTGCTGGAAATCGGGGAGCTGGAAAAGTCCCGGCAGTTTTTCGGGGGCTTTGCCAAAGTACTCAATGCAATGAGGAACTGCGGAAAGATTGTTGTAGTAAGGGTTCAGGGAAAAACGACCGGTGGAGGCGTAGGTATTGCATGCGGTGCCGATTATTGTTTTGCCACTAAAGACTCCGCTTTAGCATTAACGGAAATCAATCTGGGAATCGGACCGTTTGTCATCGGACCTTATGTGGAACGGAAAATCGGTAAATCCCAGTTTTCTGCGATGGCCATTGATGCTGATTTCAGGTCTGCGGAATGGGCAGAACAGCATAATATCTACCATTCCGTATCAGACAATATTGCCGAAATGGACTCCAGGCTGGAAAAATTCCTTCAAACCCTGTCTTCCAGAAGCCAGGATGCTTTGGCACTGATAAAAAAAGTTTCCTGGGAGGGTACGGATCACTTCAATGAACTGATGCCGGCAAGGATCCATATGAGCGCAAGCCTGATCCTTGAAGATTCTGCCAAAAAAAGTATTGAGGCCATTAAGGAACGACTGAGGGTGAAATAA
- the paaZ gene encoding phenylacetic acid degradation bifunctional protein PaaZ, translating into MQKLKNYIYGEWIEGTGNGIPLYNAVTGEQVAVSDTEGLNFEQALDYGRTVGYKNLSSMTFYDRGEMLKKVALYLLERKKKYYDLSYKTGATHVDSWVDIEGGFGTFFTYSGLAKRMLPNTPFWVDGETQKISANGTFLGTHILTPSEGVSVQINAYNFPVWGMLEKLSTSLLAGVPSIVKPSPFGSYLTNAVFQDMIESGLLPEGAVQLVCGEPGNILDYVQDGDSVLFTGSATTGRKLKSLPSVAGNAVRFNMEADSLNCSILGLEAKPGTPEFDLFIKEVRNEMTTKAGQKCTAIRRIIVPEDLVGDVQQALSKALDQTKIGNPLSRETKMGSLVGRQQYDEVLRKVNLLKAETELIYDGQHELVDADYENGAFMSPKLFFNDKPFEKNISHDVEAFGPVSTLMPYKDTEEAAALAKRGKGSLVGSIISHDEKFVAETSWKMASQHGRIFVLNRDNAKESTGHGSPLPTLMHGGPGRAGGGEEMGGLNGLHFFLQKTAIQGSPDILTAITKVYQQGAEKKYSDKHPFRKYFEEVEIGDSLETAGRTVTDADIVNFSNVSWDHFYAHTDATSLTGTIFDKTVAHGYFILSAAAGLFVSGKKGPVIANYGLENCSFFKPVYAGDTITVYLTAKEKINRGVKGRNIPSGVVKWLVEVVNQREEVVCVATILTLVAKHSPFIDLNVKNIQKILNGLTEKTLPQWGKMSPQQMIEHLEHGLLVSLGEPEADQCFTPEEQLEKWQDSLYTHRKMPKDFQAPFLNVDGSLPELKHKNLDVARQSFLENLKRFSIYYKENPQAEHMNFVFGKLNKEMWELLHRKHFTHHFEQFGLI; encoded by the coding sequence ATGCAAAAACTAAAAAACTATATCTACGGCGAATGGATCGAGGGGACGGGGAATGGTATTCCTTTGTATAATGCCGTGACTGGAGAGCAGGTAGCCGTTTCTGATACGGAAGGGCTAAATTTTGAACAGGCACTGGATTATGGAAGAACCGTTGGCTACAAAAACCTGTCTTCCATGACATTCTACGACCGTGGGGAAATGCTGAAAAAAGTAGCGCTATATCTTCTTGAACGCAAGAAAAAATATTACGATTTATCCTACAAAACAGGAGCAACCCATGTGGATTCATGGGTGGATATTGAAGGAGGTTTCGGGACGTTCTTTACCTATTCCGGACTTGCCAAGAGGATGCTTCCGAATACACCGTTCTGGGTGGATGGGGAAACCCAGAAGATTTCGGCTAACGGAACTTTCCTGGGAACCCATATTTTGACGCCGAGTGAAGGGGTCTCCGTTCAGATCAATGCGTACAATTTCCCGGTTTGGGGGATGCTGGAAAAACTGTCGACTTCATTGCTGGCGGGTGTTCCTTCCATCGTGAAGCCTTCACCGTTCGGCTCATATCTTACCAATGCGGTATTTCAGGATATGATCGAAAGCGGCCTGTTGCCTGAAGGAGCGGTGCAGCTGGTTTGCGGGGAGCCGGGAAATATCCTGGATTATGTTCAGGATGGGGATTCCGTGCTCTTTACCGGTTCGGCGACCACGGGAAGGAAATTAAAATCATTACCTTCAGTGGCAGGCAATGCCGTTCGTTTCAATATGGAAGCCGATTCCCTGAACTGTTCGATCTTAGGATTAGAAGCCAAGCCGGGTACTCCGGAATTTGATTTATTCATTAAGGAAGTACGTAATGAGATGACCACCAAGGCCGGGCAGAAATGTACGGCCATCAGAAGGATCATCGTTCCTGAGGATTTGGTGGGCGATGTTCAGCAGGCCTTATCTAAAGCTTTGGACCAGACCAAGATCGGAAATCCTTTAAGCAGGGAAACGAAGATGGGGTCTCTGGTTGGCAGACAACAGTATGATGAGGTGTTGAGAAAAGTAAATTTACTGAAAGCGGAAACGGAGCTGATTTACGACGGACAGCACGAACTGGTAGATGCCGATTATGAAAACGGGGCCTTCATGAGCCCTAAACTGTTCTTCAATGATAAACCTTTTGAAAAGAATATTTCTCATGACGTCGAAGCTTTCGGACCGGTTTCTACGCTGATGCCTTATAAAGATACGGAAGAAGCGGCGGCTCTGGCCAAAAGAGGAAAAGGAAGTCTGGTAGGATCTATTATTTCTCACGATGAAAAATTCGTAGCCGAAACGTCATGGAAAATGGCTTCCCAGCACGGAAGGATCTTCGTCCTCAACAGGGATAATGCCAAAGAAAGCACCGGTCACGGCTCACCGCTCCCGACGTTGATGCATGGCGGCCCCGGCAGAGCCGGAGGAGGTGAGGAGATGGGCGGACTGAATGGTCTTCATTTCTTCCTTCAGAAAACCGCCATTCAGGGGTCTCCGGATATTCTGACGGCGATTACCAAAGTATACCAGCAGGGCGCGGAAAAGAAATATTCTGACAAGCATCCGTTCCGCAAGTACTTTGAAGAAGTGGAAATCGGTGATTCCCTGGAAACCGCAGGAAGAACCGTTACCGATGCCGATATCGTGAATTTCTCCAATGTTTCATGGGATCATTTTTATGCCCACACCGATGCGACGAGCTTAACGGGAACTATTTTCGACAAAACGGTTGCCCACGGATATTTCATTCTTTCCGCAGCGGCAGGACTGTTCGTTTCCGGGAAGAAAGGACCGGTCATCGCCAATTACGGACTGGAAAACTGTTCATTCTTCAAACCGGTATATGCGGGAGATACGATTACCGTTTATTTAACGGCTAAAGAAAAGATCAATCGCGGGGTAAAAGGAAGAAATATTCCTTCCGGCGTTGTAAAGTGGTTAGTGGAAGTGGTGAACCAGAGAGAAGAAGTGGTTTGTGTAGCCACTATTCTGACTTTGGTGGCTAAACATTCTCCTTTCATTGACCTGAATGTAAAGAATATTCAGAAAATCCTGAATGGTTTGACGGAAAAAACGCTACCCCAATGGGGAAAAATGTCTCCCCAGCAGATGATCGAACATTTGGAACATGGGTTGTTGGTAAGTTTAGGGGAACCGGAAGCCGATCAGTGCTTCACTCCTGAAGAACAGCTGGAAAAATGGCAGGATTCCCTATACACGCACAGGAAAATGCCAAAAGATTTCCAGGCTCCGTTTCTGAATGTCGATGGCTCACTGCCGGAATTAAAGCATAAAAACCTGGATGTTGCCAGACAGTCGTTCCTGGAAAACCTGAAAAGATTTTCCATCTATTACAAAGAAAATCCGCAGGCCGAGCACATGAATTTCGTATTCGGAAAGCTGAATAAGGAAATGTGGGAATTGTTGCACCGGAAACATTTCACCCATCATTTCGAGCAGTTCGGGTTGATTTAA
- a CDS encoding alpha/beta hydrolase encodes MIKKILLICSMLLGLSGLVSAQEGNVKPLTIGEIRTLKSKILNEDRTLNIYIPQNFSKAKSYPVIYLLDGSMNEDFIHVTGLVQFFNQMYAMPETIVVGIANIDRKRDFTFHTDLKDLQQDYPTTGHSDQFISFLEKELKPYIEKQFKTSDTYLFGQSLGGLLATEILLKKPDMFNNYFIISPSLWWDDESLLKSANQWLTKIPDTRKFIYISVGKGEHPVMVKDAEDLYEVLKKSGKKNWRVEYKMMETDNHATILHRSLYEGLVKLFPYKEEK; translated from the coding sequence ATGATAAAAAAAATCCTGCTGATCTGCAGCATGCTATTGGGACTTTCAGGTCTGGTTTCAGCGCAAGAAGGCAATGTAAAACCATTGACGATCGGAGAGATTAGAACATTAAAGTCTAAAATCCTGAATGAAGACAGAACACTGAATATCTATATTCCTCAGAATTTTAGTAAAGCCAAATCCTATCCGGTTATCTATCTGCTGGATGGAAGCATGAATGAAGATTTTATCCACGTCACCGGACTCGTGCAGTTCTTTAATCAGATGTATGCTATGCCGGAAACCATTGTGGTCGGAATTGCGAATATTGATCGAAAGAGAGATTTTACATTTCATACGGATTTAAAAGATTTACAACAGGATTATCCGACGACCGGGCATTCTGATCAGTTTATCAGCTTTCTTGAGAAAGAACTGAAACCCTATATTGAAAAGCAATTTAAAACATCCGATACTTATCTGTTTGGACAATCGTTGGGTGGGTTGCTGGCAACAGAAATTTTGCTGAAAAAACCTGACATGTTCAACAATTATTTTATCATCAGCCCAAGCTTATGGTGGGATGATGAAAGCTTACTGAAAAGCGCAAACCAGTGGTTAACCAAAATTCCGGATACCAGGAAATTTATTTATATTTCCGTCGGGAAAGGTGAGCATCCGGTGATGGTAAAAGACGCTGAGGATCTGTATGAGGTGCTGAAGAAATCCGGTAAAAAGAACTGGAGGGTAGAATATAAAATGATGGAAACGGACAATCACGCCACGATTTTGCACAGGAGCCTGTATGAAGGATTGGTAAAATTGTTTCCCTATAAAGAAGAAAAATAA
- a CDS encoding SMUG2 DNA glycosylase family protein, whose protein sequence is MKGTFAEQVIEFNKTLHYSGSLPDDFMVMNPYLDNPETLEVMQRFYRKYYNDSNRRKFILGINPSRHGSGVTGVPFTDTKRLESICGIKMASAYTHEVSSVFVYDMIAEYGGAEEFYRDIYINSPFPLAIVRKSKSGWVNANYYDDKALFAAVKDFMIDSLKKHLSLNLDSSEIFIMGKKNADFIAKINQDADLFDTITVLEHPRYIQQYKSKEKAFYIDKYILALKSEAPN, encoded by the coding sequence ATGAAAGGAACTTTTGCAGAGCAGGTCATCGAATTTAATAAAACCCTTCATTACAGTGGAAGCCTTCCTGATGATTTCATGGTCATGAATCCGTATCTGGATAATCCTGAAACCCTCGAGGTAATGCAACGGTTTTACCGTAAATATTATAATGACTCCAACCGGCGGAAATTTATTTTAGGCATTAACCCCAGCCGTCACGGTTCCGGAGTTACCGGAGTTCCGTTTACGGATACCAAAAGGCTGGAAAGCATATGCGGAATTAAGATGGCGTCAGCCTATACGCATGAAGTTTCGTCGGTGTTTGTTTACGATATGATTGCTGAATATGGAGGTGCCGAGGAATTTTACCGTGACATCTACATTAATTCCCCTTTTCCGCTGGCCATTGTGAGGAAATCGAAGAGCGGTTGGGTAAATGCCAATTATTATGATGACAAAGCGCTGTTCGCTGCCGTAAAGGATTTTATGATCGATTCCTTGAAAAAGCACCTCAGCCTGAACCTCGATTCCTCCGAAATTTTTATCATGGGTAAAAAGAATGCGGATTTTATTGCAAAGATCAACCAGGACGCCGATCTGTTTGATACAATTACGGTCCTGGAACATCCGAGATACATACAGCAGTATAAATCGAAAGAAAAAGCTTTCTATATTGATAAATATATACTGGCACTAAAAAGTGAAGCCCCGAATTAA
- a CDS encoding PaaI family thioesterase produces the protein MTPKQVAEYMLSQDHFSQWMNIRLIEVREHYCLIEMPIKKEMINGLKTVHGGVTFAFADSALAFSSNNSGDAAVALNCVINFTKAGKEGDVFRAESILVNETRKTAVYDIKITNQNDELVAKFVGTVYKIGKKVTEL, from the coding sequence ATGACACCAAAACAGGTTGCAGAATATATGCTCAGTCAGGATCATTTCTCCCAGTGGATGAATATCCGGCTGATTGAAGTCAGAGAACATTATTGTTTAATTGAAATGCCCATTAAAAAGGAAATGATCAATGGGCTGAAAACGGTACACGGAGGCGTTACTTTTGCCTTCGCTGATTCGGCGCTGGCCTTTTCTTCAAATAATTCGGGAGACGCGGCAGTAGCCTTGAACTGCGTCATCAATTTTACCAAAGCCGGAAAAGAGGGCGATGTTTTCCGGGCAGAAAGCATCCTGGTGAATGAAACCAGAAAAACTGCGGTCTACGATATTAAAATCACCAATCAGAACGATGAGCTGGTGGCCAAGTTTGTGGGGACTGTGTATAAAATAGGGAAGAAAGTAACAGAATTATAA
- a CDS encoding DUF4241 domain-containing protein produces MNAEWMQQWENAKHILVCPTDLESYFTSTEILGQPIEILEMGNVSLPSGKVVVRDPLVFLDANQKPYFKDAPKGNFPVTIAVVKSEEWGNRYAAVKVKFSDERPVLYQEALIGNENLEGVQQDDYFGFHVDAGLACITDAEVLPAFDRFVKELNADNLYDDYFAELFRKSYESYPDNQRKGGDWINWTIPGTAYQIPMFASGFGDGGYPVYFAYDENNRICGLYIQFIDIELALSDDEEEDDGVV; encoded by the coding sequence ATGAACGCAGAATGGATGCAGCAATGGGAAAATGCGAAACATATTCTGGTTTGCCCTACTGATCTGGAATCGTATTTTACCTCAACAGAAATTTTGGGACAGCCTATTGAAATTCTTGAAATGGGAAATGTATCTCTGCCTTCGGGTAAAGTAGTCGTGAGAGATCCGCTTGTCTTTTTGGATGCGAATCAGAAACCTTACTTCAAAGATGCTCCCAAAGGAAATTTTCCGGTTACCATTGCCGTGGTAAAGTCTGAGGAATGGGGCAACCGGTACGCTGCGGTTAAGGTAAAGTTTTCTGATGAAAGGCCGGTATTGTATCAGGAAGCTTTAATAGGGAATGAAAATCTTGAAGGCGTACAGCAGGATGATTATTTCGGATTTCACGTGGATGCCGGCCTGGCCTGCATTACCGATGCTGAAGTTCTGCCTGCTTTTGATCGTTTTGTAAAAGAACTCAATGCAGATAATCTGTATGATGATTATTTTGCGGAACTGTTCAGGAAAAGTTATGAATCGTATCCCGATAATCAGCGGAAGGGCGGTGACTGGATCAACTGGACCATTCCCGGGACGGCCTATCAGATCCCGATGTTTGCCAGCGGTTTCGGCGACGGCGGCTATCCGGTCTATTTTGCCTATGATGAAAACAACCGTATCTGTGGATTGTATATTCAGTTCATCGATATTGAATTGGCATTAAGTGATGATGAAGAGGAAGATGACGGTGTTGTTTAA